Proteins co-encoded in one Ziziphus jujuba cultivar Dongzao chromosome 9, ASM3175591v1 genomic window:
- the LOC107427585 gene encoding probable amidase At4g34880 isoform X2 has product MARLTILSPLLSLLLILAASKVVKSRGLALREATVEDLQLAFKQNRLTSRQLVEFYLREIQRLNPVLKGVIEVNPDALYLADKADQERKAKAAVTHSKLHGIPILVKDNIATKDKLNTTAGSYALLGSIVPRDAGVVKKLRQAGAIILGKASLSEWSQFRSDNAPSGWSARGGQGLNPYNPLATPCGSSSGSAISVAANLAAVSLGTETDGSILCPANLNSVVGIKPTVGLTSRAGVVPISPRQDSVGQEGAILVDHLKIDNVGEIFSSTAENTALSAEFKVSLNAYLKELVTSPVRSLADVIAFNNKSKKENVKQYGQNLFLTAEATNGIGYAEKAALSSIARLSKNGFEKVMKKDKLDALVAGGGRSTPFAILSTPLALGGFPGIIVPAGYKDGVPFGICFGGLRGSEPKLIEIAYAFEQATKIRKPPKF; this is encoded by the exons ATGGCACGGCTAACCATCCTCTCTCCCTTATTATCCCTGCTTCTGATTCTTGCTGCTTCCAAAGTTGTAAAGAGCCGTGGACTGGCACTGAGAGAAGCCACAGTGGAAGATCTCCAACTGGCTTTCAAGCAAAACAGATTGACTTCCAGGCAACTCGTGGAGTTTTACCTTAGAGAAATCCAGAGGCTGAACCCGGTGCTTAAGGGGGTCATAGAAGTGAACCCAGATGCGCTTTACTTGGCCGATAAGGCAGACCAGGAGCGAAAGGCTAAAGCAGCGGTGACACACTCCAAGCTGCATGGAATTCCAATCCTGGTGAAGGACAACATTGCCACCAAAGACAAATTGAACACCACAGCTGGCTCATATGCACTGCTGGGCTCCATTGTGCCTCGTGATGCTGGTGTTGTCAAAAAATTGAGACAAGCTGGGGCTATCATACTGGGAAAGGCAAGCTTGAGCGAGTGGTCCCAATTTAGGTCCGACAATGCACCTAGTGGTTGGAGTGCCAGAGGTGGCCAAGGACTG AACCCTTATAATCCATTGGCTACACCTTGTGGATCGAGCAGTGGATCGGCCATCTCAGTAGCTGCAAATTTGGCAGCAGTGTCACTGGGAACCGAGACAGATGGCTCAATTTTATGTCCTGCCAATTTGAACTCTGTGGTAGGAATCAAGCCAACAGTCGGTCTCACTAGTCGAGCTGGGGTTGTTCCCATCTCCCCAAGGCAGGACAGCGTTGG GCAAGAAGGTGCAATCTTGGTAGACCATCTGAAAATAGACAACGTAGGGGAGATCTTTAGCTCCACAGCCGAAAATACTGCATTGTCTGCTGAGTTCAAAGTATCCCTAAACGCATACTTAAAAGAGCTTGTGACTTCACCAGTGCGGTCCTTGGCAGATGTCATTGCGTTcaacaacaaaagcaaaaaa GAAAATGTGAAGCAGTATGGACAAAACCTATTTTTAACTGCCGAAGCCACAAATGGAATAGGATATGCAGAGAAGGCAGCACTTTCTTCAATTGCACGCTTGTCAAAAAATGGGTTTGAGAAGGTGATGAAAAAGGATAAGCTAGATGCATTGGTGGCTGGTGGAGGACGATCTACTCCATTTGCTATTCTTTCTACACCACTTGCTCTGGGGGGTTTCCCCGGGATAATAGTCCCTGCAGGATACAAAGATGGTGTCCCGTTTGGCATTTGCTTTGGGGGCCTCAGGGGTTCGGAACCAAAACTTATTGAAATCGCATATGCCTTTGAGCAAGCCACAAAAATTAGGAAGCCACCTAAGTTTTGA
- the LOC125424341 gene encoding probable amidase At4g34880 codes for MQNPYNPLATPCGSSSGSAISVAANLGAVSLGTETDGSILCPANLNSVLGIKPTVGLTSRAGVVPISPRQDNIGPICRTVSDAVHVLDAIVGIDQNDIARIETSKYIPKGGYAQFLRRDGLKGKRIGIVKDPFFDFGNNTFLAQTFKLHFKTLRREGAILVDHLKIDNVGEIFSSTAENTALSIEFKISLNAYLKELVTSPVRSLADVIAFNNKSKKEKVKQYGKNLFLTAEATNGMGNAEKAALSSIARLSKNGFEKVMKKNKLDALVAGDPFAILSTPLALRGFPGIIVLAGYKDGVPFGICFGGPRGSEQKLIEIAYAFEQATKIRKPSPLKF; via the exons ATGCAGAACCCTTATAATCCATTGGCTACACCTTGTGGATCGAGCAGTGGATCAGCCATCTCAGTAGCTGCAAATTTGGGAGCGGTGTCATTGGGAACCGAGACAGATGGCTCAATTTTATGTCCTGCCAATTTGAACTCTGTACTAGGAATCAAGCCAACAGTGGGTCTCACTAGTAGAGCTGGGGTTGTTCCCATCTCCCCAAGGCAGGACAACATTGG GCCAATTTGTAGGACTGTATCAGATGCCGTTCACGTTCTTGATGCCATTGTTGGCATCGATCAAAACGACATTGCAAGAATTGAGACGTCCAAATACATTCCTAAAGGTGGCTATGCACAGTTTCTCAGACGCGACGGACTCAAAGGAAAGAGAATTGGAATTGTCAAGGATCCCTTCTTTGATTTTGGCAACAACACTTTTCTGGCTCAAACATTTAAGCTACATTTCAAGACACTAAG GCGAGAAGGTGCAATCTTGGTAGACCATCTGAAAATAGACAACGTAGGGGAGATCTTTAGCTCCACAGCCGAAAATACTGCGTTGTCTATTGAGTTCAAAATATCCCTAAACGCATACTTAAAAGAGCTTGTGACTTCACCAGTGCGGTCCTTGGCAGATGTCATTGCCTTcaacaacaaaagcaaaaaa GAAAAAGTGAAGCAGTATGGAAAAAACCTATTTTTAACTGCGGAAGCCACAAATGGAATGGGAAATGCAGAGAAGGCAGCACTTTCTTCAATTGCACGCTTGTCAAAAAATGGGTTTGAGAAGGTGATGAAAAAGAATAAGCTAGATGCATTGGTGGCTGGTGATCCATTTGCTATTCTTTCTACACCACTTGCTCTGAGGGGTTTCCCCGGGATAATAGTCCTCGCAGGATACAAAGATGGTGTCCCGTTTGGCATTTGCTTTGGGGGCCCAAGGGGTTCAGAACAAAAACTTATTGAAATTGCTTATGCCTTTGAGCAAGCCACTAAAATTAGGAAGCCTTCTccgttgaaattttga
- the LOC107427585 gene encoding probable amidase At4g34880 isoform X1 yields MARLTILSPLLSLLLILAASKVVKSRGLALREATVEDLQLAFKQNRLTSRQLVEFYLREIQRLNPVLKGVIEVNPDALYLADKADQERKAKAAVTHSKLHGIPILVKDNIATKDKLNTTAGSYALLGSIVPRDAGVVKKLRQAGAIILGKASLSEWSQFRSDNAPSGWSARGGQGLNPYNPLATPCGSSSGSAISVAANLAAVSLGTETDGSILCPANLNSVVGIKPTVGLTSRAGVVPISPRQDSVGPICRTVSDAVHVLDAIVGIDQNDIATIETSKYVPKGGYAQFLRRGGLKGKRIGIVRDPFFDFGNDTFLAQTFKQHFKTLRQEGAILVDHLKIDNVGEIFSSTAENTALSAEFKVSLNAYLKELVTSPVRSLADVIAFNNKSKKENVKQYGQNLFLTAEATNGIGYAEKAALSSIARLSKNGFEKVMKKDKLDALVAGGGRSTPFAILSTPLALGGFPGIIVPAGYKDGVPFGICFGGLRGSEPKLIEIAYAFEQATKIRKPPKF; encoded by the exons ATGGCACGGCTAACCATCCTCTCTCCCTTATTATCCCTGCTTCTGATTCTTGCTGCTTCCAAAGTTGTAAAGAGCCGTGGACTGGCACTGAGAGAAGCCACAGTGGAAGATCTCCAACTGGCTTTCAAGCAAAACAGATTGACTTCCAGGCAACTCGTGGAGTTTTACCTTAGAGAAATCCAGAGGCTGAACCCGGTGCTTAAGGGGGTCATAGAAGTGAACCCAGATGCGCTTTACTTGGCCGATAAGGCAGACCAGGAGCGAAAGGCTAAAGCAGCGGTGACACACTCCAAGCTGCATGGAATTCCAATCCTGGTGAAGGACAACATTGCCACCAAAGACAAATTGAACACCACAGCTGGCTCATATGCACTGCTGGGCTCCATTGTGCCTCGTGATGCTGGTGTTGTCAAAAAATTGAGACAAGCTGGGGCTATCATACTGGGAAAGGCAAGCTTGAGCGAGTGGTCCCAATTTAGGTCCGACAATGCACCTAGTGGTTGGAGTGCCAGAGGTGGCCAAGGACTG AACCCTTATAATCCATTGGCTACACCTTGTGGATCGAGCAGTGGATCGGCCATCTCAGTAGCTGCAAATTTGGCAGCAGTGTCACTGGGAACCGAGACAGATGGCTCAATTTTATGTCCTGCCAATTTGAACTCTGTGGTAGGAATCAAGCCAACAGTCGGTCTCACTAGTCGAGCTGGGGTTGTTCCCATCTCCCCAAGGCAGGACAGCGTTGG GCCAATTTGTAGGACTGTATCAGATGCCGTTCACGTTCTTGATGCCATTGTTGGCATCGATCAAAACGACATTGCAACAATTGAGACGTCCAAATACGTTCCTAAAGGTGGCTATGCACAATTTCTCAGACGCGGCGGACtcaaaggaaaaagaattgGGATTGTCAGGGATCCCTTCTTTGATTTTGGCAACGACACTTTTCTGGCTCAAACATTTAAGCAACATTTCAAGACACTAAG GCAAGAAGGTGCAATCTTGGTAGACCATCTGAAAATAGACAACGTAGGGGAGATCTTTAGCTCCACAGCCGAAAATACTGCATTGTCTGCTGAGTTCAAAGTATCCCTAAACGCATACTTAAAAGAGCTTGTGACTTCACCAGTGCGGTCCTTGGCAGATGTCATTGCGTTcaacaacaaaagcaaaaaa GAAAATGTGAAGCAGTATGGACAAAACCTATTTTTAACTGCCGAAGCCACAAATGGAATAGGATATGCAGAGAAGGCAGCACTTTCTTCAATTGCACGCTTGTCAAAAAATGGGTTTGAGAAGGTGATGAAAAAGGATAAGCTAGATGCATTGGTGGCTGGTGGAGGACGATCTACTCCATTTGCTATTCTTTCTACACCACTTGCTCTGGGGGGTTTCCCCGGGATAATAGTCCCTGCAGGATACAAAGATGGTGTCCCGTTTGGCATTTGCTTTGGGGGCCTCAGGGGTTCGGAACCAAAACTTATTGAAATCGCATATGCCTTTGAGCAAGCCACAAAAATTAGGAAGCCACCTAAGTTTTGA